The proteins below come from a single Halomicroarcula saliterrae genomic window:
- the rpmC gene encoding 50S ribosomal protein L29 yields the protein MAVLHVQEIRDMTPAEREGELDELKTELLNARAVQAAGGAPENPGRIKELKKAIARIKTIQGEEGDLQSEDE from the coding sequence ATGGCCGTCCTCCACGTCCAGGAGATCCGCGACATGACCCCCGCCGAGCGAGAGGGGGAACTCGACGAGCTCAAGACGGAACTGCTCAACGCCCGGGCCGTGCAGGCCGCGGGTGGCGCCCCGGAGAACCCGGGCCGCATCAAGGAACTGAAGAAGGCCATCGCCCGAATCAAGACGATTCAGGGCGAAGAAGGCGACCTCCAGTCGGAGGACGAATAA
- a CDS encoding 30S ribosomal protein S3 — MADEQQFIEDGLQRTQIDEFFADELGRAGYGGMDVAKTPMGTQIVLKAEKPGMVIGKGGKNIRKITTELEERFNLDDPQIDVQEVEEPDLNARIVADRLGNALERGWYFRKAGHTTIDRIMEAGAKGAEIVLSGKVTGARSRVEKFNRGYIKHNGEPAEDIVDSGVGVAVMKLGTIGVRVKIIPPNAELPDDFEIYDDVEVEDYVADTDGESVEELLEGEPEEADEADEAAVEAADADETAPDEEVIEEEVDVPTDDDVEDVDVDELEDAVDEELDEDVEAEAEELMDEMDDADTEDDEEADE, encoded by the coding sequence ATGGCCGACGAACAGCAGTTCATCGAGGACGGACTCCAGCGGACCCAGATCGACGAGTTCTTCGCGGACGAACTCGGTCGCGCCGGCTACGGCGGCATGGATGTCGCCAAGACGCCGATGGGGACCCAGATCGTCCTGAAAGCCGAGAAGCCCGGGATGGTCATCGGCAAGGGCGGGAAGAACATCCGCAAGATCACGACGGAACTCGAGGAGCGGTTCAACCTCGACGACCCACAGATCGACGTCCAGGAAGTCGAGGAGCCGGACCTCAACGCCCGCATCGTCGCGGACCGTCTGGGCAACGCCCTCGAACGCGGCTGGTACTTCCGGAAGGCCGGTCACACCACCATCGACCGAATCATGGAGGCCGGCGCGAAGGGCGCCGAAATCGTCCTCTCCGGGAAGGTCACCGGTGCTCGCTCGCGCGTCGAGAAGTTCAACCGCGGCTACATCAAGCACAACGGTGAGCCCGCCGAGGACATCGTCGACAGCGGTGTCGGCGTCGCCGTGATGAAGCTCGGGACCATCGGCGTGCGCGTGAAGATTATCCCGCCGAACGCGGAACTCCCCGACGACTTCGAGATCTACGACGACGTCGAGGTCGAGGACTACGTCGCCGACACGGACGGCGAGAGCGTCGAGGAACTCCTCGAAGGCGAGCCGGAGGAGGCCGACGAGGCCGACGAGGCGGCTGTCGAAGCCGCCGACGCCGACGAGACCGCTCCCGACGAAGAGGTCATCGAGGAGGAGGTCGACGTCCCGACCGACGACGATGTCGAGGACGTCGACGTCGACGAACTCGAAGACGCCGTCGACGAAGAGCTCGACGAGGACGTCGAAGCGGAAGCCGAGGAGCTCATGGACGAGATGGACGACGCGGACACCGAGGACGACGAGGAGGCTGACGAATAA
- a CDS encoding 50S ribosomal protein L5, with translation MSSDADSADFHEMREPSIEKVVVHMGIGHGGQDLANAEDILGEITGQSPVRTRAKRTVGEFEIREGDPIGAKVTLRDETAAEFLETALGLAELSSSQFDDTGNFSFGVEEHTEFPSQEYDPSIGIYGLDVTVNLVRPGYRVAKRDKASRSIPSNHRLNPDDAVAFIESTFDVEVSE, from the coding sequence ATGAGTAGCGACGCCGACTCGGCCGACTTCCACGAGATGCGCGAACCGAGCATCGAGAAGGTCGTCGTCCACATGGGTATCGGCCACGGTGGCCAGGACCTGGCCAACGCCGAGGACATCCTCGGCGAGATTACCGGCCAGAGCCCCGTTCGGACGCGAGCCAAGCGGACTGTCGGCGAGTTCGAGATCCGCGAGGGCGACCCAATCGGCGCGAAGGTCACGCTGCGTGACGAGACCGCCGCCGAGTTCCTCGAGACCGCGCTGGGACTTGCCGAGCTCTCGTCGTCGCAGTTCGACGACACCGGCAACTTCAGCTTCGGCGTCGAGGAACACACGGAGTTCCCGAGCCAGGAGTACGACCCGTCCATCGGAATCTACGGGCTGGACGTGACGGTCAACCTCGTCCGCCCCGGCTACCGCGTCGCAAAGCGGGACAAGGCGTCCCGCTCGATTCCGTCCAACCATCGACTCAACCCCGACGACGCCGTCGCCTTCATCGAGTCGACCTTCGACGTCGAGGTGAGCGAATGA
- a CDS encoding 50S ribosomal protein L32e has protein sequence MADDESNDEAVEAQELTDISGVGDAKAESLREAGFETVDDVRAADQSELAEADGVGNALAARIKADVGGLEVETETEAEVEEEGEEEAEAGADVETELQPRGLTEKTPDLDDETARLLAQRHRVGGPQFNRQDHHKKKRVSTSWRRPRGQLSKQRRGIKGKGATVEAGFRTPKAARGKHPSGFEEVRVHNVDDLEGVDGDVEAVRIASKVGARKRERIEEEAEDAGVRVLNPTYVEVEVTEE, from the coding sequence ATGGCAGATGACGAATCCAACGACGAGGCAGTCGAGGCCCAGGAACTGACCGACATCAGCGGCGTCGGCGACGCCAAGGCCGAGTCGCTTCGCGAGGCGGGCTTCGAGACGGTCGACGACGTCCGCGCCGCGGACCAGTCCGAACTGGCCGAGGCCGACGGCGTCGGGAACGCTCTCGCCGCCCGAATCAAGGCCGACGTCGGCGGTCTCGAAGTCGAGACCGAGACCGAGGCCGAGGTCGAAGAGGAAGGCGAGGAGGAGGCCGAGGCAGGGGCGGACGTGGAGACGGAACTCCAGCCCCGCGGTCTCACCGAGAAGACGCCGGACCTCGACGACGAGACGGCCCGACTGCTGGCCCAGCGACACCGCGTCGGCGGCCCGCAGTTCAACCGACAGGACCACCACAAGAAAAAGCGCGTTTCGACGTCCTGGCGGCGCCCGCGCGGCCAACTCTCGAAACAGCGCCGCGGTATCAAAGGCAAGGGTGCCACCGTCGAAGCCGGCTTCCGAACGCCGAAGGCGGCCCGCGGCAAACACCCCTCGGGCTTCGAGGAAGTCCGCGTCCACAACGTGGACGATCTGGAGGGCGTCGACGGCGACGTCGAAGCCGTCCGAATCGCCTCGAAGGTCGGCGCCCGCAAGCGCGAGCGCATCGAAGAAGAGGCCGAGGACGCGGGCGTCCGCGTGCTCAACCCCACCTACGTCGAAGTCGAGGTGACCGAGGAATGA
- a CDS encoding 30S ribosomal protein S4e: MSKHQKRLSVPNSWPVERKTATFTVKAGAGPHGESGVPLLIVLRDVLGYADNRKEARYALNEDNVLINGKAVSDEERPVGMFDILAFTQREEYYRVFPGEGGRLALTAIEPDAAESKLGKIVNKTQVPGGDVQLGLHDGETLVVEDADDYSGGDSVVVDNETSEVIAHFEYEEGALVTAVDGAHAGEIGQIDEIQVTPGSAQNNVLVSQEDGDGFETVEEYVVVIDENFTGDDDE; this comes from the coding sequence ATGAGCAAGCATCAAAAGCGCCTGTCGGTGCCAAACAGCTGGCCCGTCGAGCGCAAGACGGCAACGTTTACGGTCAAGGCCGGCGCCGGCCCGCACGGTGAGTCGGGGGTCCCCCTGCTCATCGTCCTGCGGGACGTGCTGGGCTACGCCGACAACCGGAAGGAAGCGCGCTACGCGCTCAACGAGGACAACGTCCTCATCAACGGGAAGGCGGTCTCCGACGAGGAACGCCCCGTCGGGATGTTCGACATCCTCGCGTTCACCCAGCGAGAGGAGTACTACCGTGTCTTCCCCGGCGAGGGCGGTCGGCTGGCGCTGACGGCTATCGAGCCCGACGCCGCCGAGTCCAAGCTCGGGAAGATCGTCAACAAGACGCAGGTTCCCGGTGGCGACGTCCAGCTCGGTCTCCACGACGGCGAGACGCTCGTCGTCGAGGACGCCGACGACTACTCCGGCGGCGACTCCGTCGTCGTCGACAACGAGACCAGCGAGGTCATCGCCCACTTCGAGTACGAAGAGGGCGCACTCGTCACGGCCGTCGACGGCGCACACGCCGGCGAAATCGGCCAGATCGACGAGATTCAGGTGACGCCCGGCTCGGCACAGAACAACGTGCTGGTCTCGCAAGAGGACGGCGACGGCTTCGAGACGGTCGAAGAGTACGTCGTCGTCATCGACGAGAACTTCACGGGTGATGACGATGAGTAG
- a CDS encoding ribonuclease P protein component 1 yields the protein MPLTPETLTRHELVGLDVEVVAASNPDAIGISGSVVMETTQLLSVERDTRVWHVPKADATFAFTLDGGQRVRVDGERLVARPARRTANAGDSKWR from the coding sequence ATGCCACTGACACCCGAGACGCTCACACGACACGAACTCGTCGGCCTCGACGTCGAGGTCGTCGCTGCGTCCAACCCGGACGCGATCGGTATCAGCGGCTCGGTCGTCATGGAGACGACCCAGCTGCTGTCCGTCGAGCGAGACACTCGGGTGTGGCACGTGCCGAAGGCGGACGCGACGTTCGCGTTCACCCTCGACGGCGGACAGCGGGTCCGCGTCGACGGCGAGCGACTCGTCGCCCGTCCCGCTCGACGCACAGCGAACGCAGGTGATTCCAAATGGCGCTAG
- a CDS encoding 30S ribosomal protein S19, with translation MSSEYQIGHEGEFSFRGHTLDELQDMELEEVAELLPARQRRSIQRGLTEEKQKLLEKARGAEEEATANDPIRTHLRDMPVLPVMVDLTFAVHNGQSFERVRVEPEMLGHYLGEFQLTRNSVEHGQAGIGATRSSKFVPLK, from the coding sequence ATGAGTTCAGAGTATCAAATCGGCCACGAAGGGGAGTTCTCCTTCCGAGGCCACACGCTCGACGAGCTGCAGGACATGGAGCTCGAGGAAGTCGCGGAACTGCTCCCCGCACGCCAGCGGCGAAGTATCCAGCGCGGTCTGACCGAGGAAAAGCAGAAGCTCCTCGAAAAGGCCCGTGGCGCCGAGGAGGAGGCGACGGCCAACGACCCCATCCGCACGCACCTGCGCGACATGCCGGTGCTGCCGGTGATGGTCGACCTGACCTTCGCCGTCCACAACGGCCAGTCGTTCGAGCGCGTGCGAGTCGAGCCCGAGATGCTCGGCCACTACCTCGGTGAGTTCCAGCTCACCCGCAACTCGGTCGAACACGGTCAGGCCGGTATCGGGGCGACACGCTCCTCGAAATTCGTACCGCTCAAGTAA
- a CDS encoding 30S ribosomal protein S8 translates to MTGNDPFANALSALDNAESVGHLEQTVAPASNEIGSVLEVFYDRGYIDGFSFVDDGKAGEFEVELKGAINECGPVKPRYSAGADEFEKWEKRFLPARDYGTLVVTTSHGIMSHYEAREEGVGGQVIAYVY, encoded by the coding sequence ATGACAGGAAACGACCCATTCGCCAACGCACTGTCGGCACTCGACAACGCCGAGAGCGTCGGGCATCTGGAGCAGACGGTAGCGCCCGCCTCGAACGAAATCGGTAGCGTGCTCGAGGTCTTCTACGACCGCGGGTACATCGACGGATTCAGTTTCGTCGACGACGGCAAAGCCGGTGAGTTCGAGGTCGAACTGAAAGGTGCCATCAACGAGTGTGGCCCGGTCAAGCCCCGCTACTCTGCGGGCGCAGACGAGTTCGAGAAGTGGGAGAAGCGGTTCCTCCCCGCCCGTGACTACGGGACCCTCGTCGTGACGACCAGCCACGGAATCATGAGCCACTACGAGGCTCGTGAGGAAGGCGTCGGTGGCCAAGTAATCGCGTACGTGTACTAA
- a CDS encoding 50S ribosomal protein L18 produces the protein MATGPRYKVPMRRRREARTDYHQRLRLLKSGKPRLVARKSNKHTRAQLVTLGPEGDRTLAAAQSGDLAEYGWEAPTGNMPAAYLTGLLAGLRALDAGVEEAVLDIGLNTPTPGSKVFAIQEGAIDAGLEVPHNDDVLADWQRTRGSHIAEYAEQLDEPLYSGDFDAADLPEHFDDVRETLLEGDIEL, from the coding sequence ATGGCGACAGGACCACGATACAAGGTGCCGATGCGGCGACGCCGCGAGGCCCGAACAGATTACCATCAGCGGTTGCGCCTGCTGAAATCCGGCAAGCCCCGTCTCGTCGCTCGAAAGAGCAACAAGCACACCAGGGCGCAGCTGGTGACCCTCGGGCCCGAGGGCGACCGCACGCTGGCGGCCGCACAGTCCGGTGACCTGGCGGAGTACGGCTGGGAGGCGCCGACGGGCAACATGCCCGCGGCCTACCTCACCGGCCTGCTCGCCGGGCTCCGCGCGCTGGACGCGGGCGTCGAGGAAGCGGTGCTCGACATCGGCCTCAACACACCGACCCCCGGAAGCAAAGTGTTCGCAATACAGGAAGGCGCAATCGACGCCGGCCTCGAAGTCCCGCACAACGACGACGTGCTCGCCGACTGGCAGCGCACGCGCGGTAGCCACATCGCCGAGTACGCCGAGCAGCTGGACGAACCGCTGTACAGCGGTGACTTCGACGCAGCAGACCTCCCGGAGCATTTCGACGATGTCCGGGAGACCCTACTGGAAGGTGACATCGAACTATGA
- a CDS encoding 50S ribosomal protein L14, producing the protein MEALNADVTQGLEKGSLITCADNTGARQLKVISVHGYSGTKNRHPKAGLGDKITVSVTKGTPEMRRQVLEAVVVRQRKPIRRPDGTRVKFEDNAAVIVDENEDPRGTELKGPISREVAERFGSVASAATMIV; encoded by the coding sequence ATGGAGGCGCTCAACGCTGACGTCACCCAGGGCCTGGAGAAGGGCTCGCTGATAACGTGTGCCGACAACACGGGCGCACGCCAGCTGAAAGTCATCTCCGTCCACGGCTACTCGGGGACGAAGAACCGCCATCCGAAGGCGGGGCTGGGCGACAAGATCACGGTCTCGGTCACCAAGGGGACGCCCGAAATGCGTCGTCAGGTGCTCGAAGCCGTCGTCGTCCGCCAGCGAAAGCCGATCCGCCGTCCCGACGGCACCCGCGTCAAGTTCGAGGACAACGCGGCTGTCATCGTCGACGAGAACGAGGACCCGCGCGGGACCGAGCTGAAAGGGCCCATCTCGCGGGAAGTCGCGGAACGGTTCGGGAGTGTCGCCTCCGCAGCGACGATGATCGTATAG
- a CDS encoding 50S ribosomal protein L2, producing MGRRIQGQRRGRGTSTFRAPSHRYKADLEHRKVEDGDVISGTVVDIEHDPARSAPIAAVEFEDDDHRLVLAPEGVGVGDELQVGVSAEIAPGNTLPLAEIPEGVPVCNVESSPGDGGRFARSSGVNATLLTHDRNVAVVKLPSGEMKRLDPQCRATIGVVAGGGRTDKPFVKAGKKHHKMKARGTKYPRVRGVAMNAVDHPFGGGGRQHPGKPKSISRNAPPGRKVGDIASKRTGRGGNE from the coding sequence ATGGGACGACGAATTCAGGGACAACGACGCGGTCGCGGGACGTCCACGTTCCGGGCGCCCTCCCACCGCTACAAAGCAGACCTGGAGCACCGAAAAGTCGAAGACGGCGACGTCATCTCCGGCACCGTGGTCGACATCGAACACGACCCGGCCCGCTCGGCACCCATCGCCGCCGTCGAGTTCGAGGACGACGACCACCGCCTCGTGCTCGCGCCGGAAGGCGTGGGCGTGGGCGACGAACTGCAGGTCGGCGTCAGCGCCGAAATCGCCCCCGGGAACACGCTCCCACTCGCGGAGATTCCCGAGGGTGTGCCGGTGTGTAACGTCGAGTCCAGCCCCGGCGACGGTGGGCGCTTTGCCCGCTCGTCGGGCGTCAACGCGACGCTGCTGACCCACGACCGCAACGTGGCAGTCGTCAAACTCCCCTCCGGGGAGATGAAGCGACTGGACCCGCAGTGTCGCGCGACCATCGGCGTCGTCGCCGGTGGCGGCCGAACGGACAAGCCGTTCGTCAAGGCCGGCAAGAAGCATCACAAGATGAAAGCCCGCGGGACGAAGTACCCACGCGTCCGTGGTGTCGCGATGAACGCCGTCGACCACCCCTTCGGTGGCGGTGGCCGACAGCACCCCGGCAAGCCAAAGTCCATCTCCCGCAACGCCCCACCGGGCCGCAAAGTCGGGGACATCGCCTCGAAGCGGACCGGTCGAGGTGGTAACGAATGA
- a CDS encoding 50S ribosomal protein L6: MPRVELEIPEDVSVSQDHLDLTVEGPQGSVTRRLWYPDIDVTVEDDAVAVESSEDDAKTMSTIGTFESHIENMFHGVTEGWEYEMEVFYSHFPMQVNVEGDEVVIENFLGEKAARRTTVHGATDVSVDGEELTVTGPDIEAVGQTAADIEQLTRINDKDVRVFQDGVYITQKPNRGDA; this comes from the coding sequence ATGCCACGAGTAGAACTGGAGATTCCGGAGGACGTGTCCGTCTCCCAGGACCATCTCGACCTCACGGTCGAGGGTCCCCAGGGGAGCGTCACACGTCGGCTCTGGTATCCCGACATCGACGTCACAGTCGAGGACGACGCCGTTGCGGTCGAGTCCAGCGAGGACGATGCCAAGACGATGTCGACCATCGGGACCTTCGAGAGCCACATCGAGAACATGTTCCACGGCGTGACCGAGGGATGGGAGTACGAGATGGAAGTCTTCTACTCTCACTTCCCGATGCAGGTCAACGTCGAGGGTGACGAAGTCGTCATCGAGAACTTCCTCGGCGAGAAGGCCGCCCGTCGGACCACCGTCCACGGTGCGACCGACGTGTCGGTCGACGGCGAGGAACTGACCGTCACCGGCCCCGACATCGAGGCCGTCGGTCAGACCGCCGCGGACATCGAACAGCTCACACGCATCAACGACAAGGACGTGCGTGTGTTCCAGGACGGGGTGTACATCACCCAGAAACCGAACCGAGGTGACGCCTGA
- a CDS encoding 30S ribosomal protein S14 produces the protein MSESETQTADRTGQLESCQRCGREQGLVGKYDIWLCRQCFREISRGMGFKKYS, from the coding sequence ATGAGCGAAAGTGAAACCCAAACAGCAGACCGGACCGGCCAGCTGGAGTCCTGCCAGCGCTGCGGGCGCGAGCAGGGTCTCGTCGGCAAGTACGACATCTGGCTGTGTCGCCAGTGCTTCCGGGAGATCTCCCGGGGCATGGGCTTCAAGAAGTACAGCTAA
- a CDS encoding 30S ribosomal protein S17, with protein sequence MALGLNVQEPETTCSDPNCPFHGELSVRGQTLDGTVASTDMEKTVVVEREYDVKVPKYDRFMKRRSRVPAHAPDCLDLAVGDTVTIAECRPLSKTKSHVVVAIEDGEQ encoded by the coding sequence ATGGCGCTAGGACTGAACGTACAGGAACCGGAGACGACCTGTTCCGACCCTAACTGCCCGTTCCACGGAGAGCTCTCCGTGCGCGGTCAGACACTGGACGGAACGGTCGCTTCCACTGACATGGAGAAGACCGTCGTCGTCGAACGCGAGTACGACGTGAAGGTGCCGAAATACGACCGCTTTATGAAGCGGCGGAGCCGCGTTCCGGCTCACGCACCGGACTGTCTCGACCTCGCGGTCGGTGACACGGTCACGATAGCAGAGTGTCGACCGCTCTCGAAGACCAAGAGCCACGTCGTCGTGGCGATCGAGGACGGTGAGCAATAA
- a CDS encoding 50S ribosomal protein L22 — MGISYSVDADPDTTAKAMLRERQMSNKHSKAIAREIKGKTAGEAVEFLEAVIEGDQPVAFKQHNSGVGHKSKVDGWDAGRYPQKASEAFIDLLENAIGNADHQGFDGEAMEIMHVAAHKVGESQGRKPRAMGRASAWNSTLVDVELVLEEVDS, encoded by the coding sequence ATGGGAATCAGCTACTCAGTCGACGCCGACCCGGACACCACCGCGAAAGCGATGCTCCGAGAGCGGCAGATGAGCAACAAGCACAGCAAGGCCATCGCCCGCGAGATCAAGGGCAAGACGGCCGGCGAGGCCGTCGAGTTCCTCGAAGCGGTCATCGAGGGCGACCAGCCGGTCGCGTTCAAACAGCACAACTCCGGCGTCGGCCACAAATCGAAGGTCGACGGCTGGGACGCGGGGCGCTACCCGCAGAAGGCCAGCGAGGCCTTCATCGACCTGCTGGAGAACGCAATCGGGAACGCCGACCACCAGGGCTTCGACGGTGAAGCCATGGAGATCATGCACGTCGCCGCCCACAAGGTCGGCGAGTCGCAGGGTCGCAAACCGCGTGCGATGGGCCGGGCATCCGCCTGGAACTCCACGCTGGTCGACGTCGAACTCGTCCTCGAGGAGGTCGACAGCTAA
- a CDS encoding uL15m family ribosomal protein has translation MTSKKRRQRGSRTHGGGSHKNRRGAGHRGGRGAAGRDKHEFHNYEPLGKSGFKRPQKVQEEVATVDVRELDEDAPLLVADGLAEDAGDGYIIDAREVVDESDDADLVKVLGSGQVRNELTVIADDFSDGAVEKVEAAGGTTKLTDFGEERQESADTEDDADDEE, from the coding sequence ATGACGAGCAAGAAACGACGACAGCGCGGCTCGCGTACGCACGGTGGCGGCTCGCACAAGAACCGACGCGGTGCCGGTCACCGCGGTGGTCGCGGTGCGGCTGGCCGCGACAAACACGAGTTCCACAACTACGAACCGCTCGGCAAGAGCGGCTTCAAGCGTCCCCAGAAGGTCCAAGAGGAGGTCGCGACGGTCGACGTCCGCGAACTCGACGAGGACGCTCCGCTGCTCGTGGCCGACGGGCTCGCAGAGGACGCCGGCGACGGCTACATCATCGACGCCCGCGAGGTCGTCGACGAGTCCGACGACGCCGACCTGGTGAAGGTGCTGGGGTCGGGGCAGGTTCGCAACGAGCTCACCGTCATCGCCGACGACTTCTCCGACGGCGCCGTCGAGAAAGTCGAGGCCGCCGGTGGCACCACGAAACTGACTGACTTCGGTGAGGAGCGCCAGGAGAGCGCCGACACCGAAGACGACGCGGACGACGAGGAGTAA
- the rpmD gene encoding 50S ribosomal protein L30, translating into MHALVQIRGDVNMDTDIHDTLKMLNVHHVNHCTFVPDTDTYSGMVTKVNDFVAFGEPSQKTVELLIETRAEPAEGDADVDDEWVAENTEFDDIEGLAWALVSEETTLQEQGLSPTLRLHPPRGGHDGIKHPTKEGGELGRHDTEGIDALLEAMR; encoded by the coding sequence ATGCACGCACTCGTCCAGATCCGCGGCGACGTGAACATGGATACGGACATCCACGACACGCTGAAGATGCTGAACGTCCACCACGTCAACCACTGTACGTTCGTCCCCGATACGGACACGTACAGCGGGATGGTGACGAAGGTCAACGACTTCGTCGCCTTCGGTGAACCCAGCCAGAAGACGGTCGAGCTGCTCATCGAGACGCGCGCCGAGCCCGCCGAGGGCGACGCCGACGTCGACGACGAGTGGGTCGCCGAGAACACCGAGTTCGACGACATCGAGGGACTGGCGTGGGCGCTGGTCTCCGAGGAGACGACGCTGCAAGAGCAGGGTCTCTCCCCGACACTCCGTCTGCACCCGCCACGTGGCGGCCACGACGGCATCAAACACCCAACGAAGGAGGGCGGTGAACTCGGTCGACACGACACCGAGGGCATCGACGCGCTCCTGGAGGCGATGCGATAA
- a CDS encoding 30S ribosomal protein S5, translating to MSGNNGWEPRTRLGKQVVEGEIDSMTEALNSGLPLKESEVVDQLVPDLEDEVLDINMVQRMTDSGRRVKFRCVVAVGNRDGLVGYAEGRDDQVGGAIQKAIDVAKLNIIDVSRGCGSWECGCGRPHTVALRTEGKAGSVEVELQPAPRGLGLAGGETVRKVLELAGIEDIWTRSSGNTRTTVNFAKATFNALQNTAEARVPERTFEKREVIE from the coding sequence ATGAGTGGTAACAACGGCTGGGAACCCCGGACACGCCTCGGCAAGCAGGTTGTCGAGGGCGAAATCGACTCCATGACGGAGGCGCTGAACTCGGGTCTTCCCCTGAAAGAATCGGAAGTCGTCGACCAGCTCGTTCCCGATCTGGAAGACGAAGTGCTGGACATCAACATGGTCCAGCGGATGACCGACTCCGGCCGGCGGGTGAAGTTCCGCTGTGTCGTCGCAGTCGGCAACCGCGACGGGCTGGTCGGCTACGCAGAAGGGCGTGACGACCAGGTCGGCGGTGCCATCCAGAAGGCCATCGACGTGGCCAAACTGAACATCATCGACGTCTCCCGCGGCTGCGGGTCCTGGGAGTGTGGCTGTGGCCGTCCACACACGGTCGCGCTGCGCACCGAGGGCAAGGCCGGGAGCGTCGAGGTCGAGCTCCAGCCCGCCCCGCGCGGTCTGGGTCTCGCGGGCGGGGAGACCGTCCGCAAGGTGCTCGAACTCGCCGGTATCGAGGACATCTGGACCCGCTCGTCGGGTAACACGCGAACCACGGTCAACTTCGCGAAGGCGACGTTCAACGCCCTGCAGAACACGGCCGAGGCCCGCGTCCCCGAGCGCACCTTCGAGAAGCGAGAGGTGATCGAGTGA
- a CDS encoding 50S ribosomal protein L23 gives MSWDVIKYPHVTEKAMNDMDFQNKLQFVVDDNAGKPEVAEAVETQYDVTVINVNTQNTMDGEKKAVVRLSEDDDAQEVASRIGVF, from the coding sequence ATGAGCTGGGACGTCATCAAGTACCCACACGTCACCGAGAAGGCGATGAACGACATGGACTTCCAGAACAAGCTCCAGTTCGTCGTCGACGACAACGCTGGGAAGCCCGAGGTCGCGGAGGCCGTCGAGACCCAGTACGACGTGACCGTCATCAACGTGAACACGCAGAACACGATGGACGGCGAAAAGAAGGCCGTCGTTCGCCTCTCCGAGGACGACGACGCCCAGGAAGTCGCCTCCAGAATCGGGGTGTTCTAA
- the rplX gene encoding 50S ribosomal protein L24, whose translation MTTQPDKQRTSQRDAPLHERHKQVRATLSADLREEYGQRNVRVNSGDTVEVLRGDYAGEDGEVLTVDLQDAVIHVEDVTLETTDGEEVPRPLDTSNVRVTDLNLEDDRREARLESEDDSA comes from the coding sequence ATGACAACACAACCAGACAAACAGCGAACGAGTCAACGAGACGCCCCGCTGCACGAGCGACACAAGCAGGTGCGGGCCACGCTGTCGGCCGACCTCCGCGAGGAGTACGGCCAGCGCAACGTCCGCGTCAACTCAGGGGACACCGTCGAGGTGCTCCGTGGCGACTACGCCGGCGAGGACGGGGAAGTCCTCACTGTCGACCTGCAGGACGCCGTCATCCACGTGGAAGACGTCACCCTGGAGACCACCGACGGTGAAGAGGTCCCCCGCCCGCTCGACACCTCGAACGTCCGGGTCACGGACCTGAACCTCGAGGACGACCGCCGGGAAGCGCGTCTCGAATCGGAGGATGATTCCGCATGA
- a CDS encoding 50S ribosomal protein L19e, with the protein MTDLSAQKRLASDILDVGKNRVWFNPERQGDIADAITREDVRELVDEGAITAKDKKGNSRGRARERKEKQAYGHQKGAGSRKGKAGARQNKKKDWESRIRAQRSKLRELRDDGTLSKSVYRDLYDKAGGGEFDSVADLERYIDANHGDE; encoded by the coding sequence ATGACGGATCTCTCCGCACAGAAGCGACTCGCATCGGACATCCTCGACGTCGGGAAGAACCGCGTCTGGTTCAACCCCGAGCGTCAGGGAGACATCGCCGACGCCATCACTCGCGAGGACGTTCGCGAGCTGGTCGACGAAGGCGCTATCACGGCCAAAGACAAGAAGGGCAACTCCCGCGGTCGCGCTCGCGAACGCAAGGAGAAACAGGCCTACGGCCACCAGAAGGGAGCCGGTTCCCGGAAGGGGAAGGCCGGTGCCCGACAGAACAAGAAGAAAGACTGGGAGTCCCGCATTCGCGCACAGCGGTCGAAGCTGCGCGAACTGCGTGACGACGGCACGCTGTCGAAGTCCGTCTACCGCGACCTGTACGACAAGGCCGGCGGTGGCGAGTTCGACAGTGTCGCCGATCTCGAACGATACATCGACGCAAACCACGGTGACGAATAA